One genomic window of Polyangium aurulentum includes the following:
- a CDS encoding SDR family NAD(P)-dependent oxidoreductase, with the protein MDLELQGSVAFITGASGGIGNEICRAFLEEGARVAAHSRRGMPEGDPTRAVSLLGDVRSPADLDRAMREAEGRFGRVDVCVACAGVWPDVSVPLHEMTEARVREVIEVNLLGALWTARAFLASLARTGARPDGRGASLVFVGSTSGRFGERGHSEYSASKAALRGLMLSLKNEIVALDPHARVNLVEPGWTVTPMVEESLARKGALDAITRTMPLRQLATPADVARAVLFFASPAAARHVSGEAMLVAGGMEGRLLW; encoded by the coding sequence ATGGATCTCGAGCTGCAAGGCAGCGTCGCGTTCATCACTGGCGCCTCGGGAGGCATCGGCAACGAGATCTGCCGCGCTTTCCTCGAGGAGGGCGCGCGGGTTGCCGCCCATTCCCGCAGAGGCATGCCCGAGGGCGATCCCACGCGCGCCGTCTCGCTGCTCGGCGACGTCCGTTCGCCCGCGGATCTCGACCGGGCCATGCGCGAGGCCGAGGGCCGCTTCGGGCGCGTCGACGTCTGCGTCGCTTGCGCTGGCGTTTGGCCCGACGTCTCGGTGCCCCTCCACGAGATGACCGAGGCGCGCGTGCGCGAGGTGATCGAGGTCAACCTGCTCGGCGCCCTGTGGACCGCGCGCGCCTTCCTCGCCTCGCTCGCCCGCACGGGCGCGCGGCCCGACGGGCGCGGGGCGAGCCTGGTGTTCGTGGGCTCGACGTCCGGCCGCTTCGGCGAGCGCGGTCATTCCGAGTACTCCGCGAGCAAGGCTGCGCTGCGGGGGCTCATGCTCTCGCTCAAGAACGAGATCGTCGCGCTCGACCCGCACGCCCGGGTGAACCTCGTCGAGCCCGGCTGGACGGTGACGCCGATGGTCGAGGAATCGCTCGCGCGCAAGGGCGCGCTCGATGCCATCACGCGCACCATGCCGCTGCGCCAGCTCGCGACGCCCGCCGACGTGGCTCGCGCCGTGCTGTTCTTTGCATCGCCCGCCGCTGCGCGGCACGTCTCCGGCGAGGCGATGCTCGTCGCGGGAGGCATGGAGGGGAGGCTTCTCTGGTGA